A single region of the Roseivivax sp. THAF197b genome encodes:
- a CDS encoding ETC complex I subunit has translation MRARIYQPAKTAMSSGFAKTRQWVLEFVPETPRSVDPLMGWTSSSDTQAQVKIRFDTKEAAVEYAKDHGIDAQVFEPKRRKHNVRPKGYAENFSYTRRAAWTH, from the coding sequence ATGCGCGCACGTATCTATCAGCCCGCCAAGACGGCCATGTCTTCCGGCTTTGCCAAGACCAGGCAATGGGTGCTGGAATTCGTCCCCGAAACACCGCGTTCCGTCGACCCGTTGATGGGCTGGACCTCGTCGTCGGACACGCAGGCGCAGGTGAAGATCCGCTTCGACACCAAAGAAGCCGCGGTGGAATATGCCAAGGATCACGGCATCGACGCGCAGGTCTTCGAGCCCAAGCGCCGCAAGCACAATGTGCGCCCCAAGGGCTATGCGGAGAACTTCTCCTACACGCGCCGGGCGGCCTGGACGCATTGA
- a CDS encoding SCO family protein, translating into MKGAAWLLALCLAAGGAGAETPAPAGLPFPIALGGPFTLTDQSGAPRTEAAPEADLQLLFFGYANCRSICAVALPTMAAATDMLVEQGFEARPVMITVDPDHDTVATIGPPLHNHHPDFEGLTGMPAELQPVYDLFAVEHEVLFTEPSGQPVYAHGSHIYLLDGTGAFLTLVPPILGPERIAEIAARYVVR; encoded by the coding sequence ATGAAGGGGGCTGCGTGGCTTCTGGCGCTGTGCCTCGCCGCGGGCGGCGCTGGAGCGGAGACGCCTGCCCCCGCGGGCCTTCCCTTTCCCATCGCGCTCGGCGGGCCTTTCACGCTGACCGACCAATCGGGCGCGCCCCGCACCGAAGCCGCACCCGAGGCCGATCTGCAACTGCTCTTCTTTGGCTATGCCAATTGCCGCTCGATCTGCGCGGTAGCGCTTCCCACGATGGCGGCGGCAACGGATATGCTGGTGGAACAGGGCTTTGAGGCCCGCCCGGTCATGATCACCGTCGATCCCGATCACGACACGGTCGCGACCATTGGCCCGCCGCTGCACAACCACCACCCGGATTTCGAGGGCCTGACCGGCATGCCTGCGGAATTGCAACCGGTCTATGACCTCTTCGCGGTGGAGCATGAGGTGCTCTTCACCGAACCGTCGGGCCAGCCCGTCTATGCCCATGGCAGCCATATCTACCTGCTCGACGGGACGGGCGCATTCCTGACACTGGTGCCGCCCATCCTCGGACCGGAGCGGATCGCGGAGATCGCCGCACGCTACGTCGTGCGCTGA